The following coding sequences lie in one Arachis hypogaea cultivar Tifrunner chromosome 4, arahy.Tifrunner.gnm2.J5K5, whole genome shotgun sequence genomic window:
- the LOC140184166 gene encoding cytochrome c oxidase subunit 2-like, producing the protein MFNNVRRISLFDEKSFNSTSSDTASMWNDFPSVPSDLPPLPADSVPSVPSLPSIASDVEVEQPAPSNYNYETRGIDEDHPSLNPDSERIVELQSDIHDKLGELMTNKSDQDVLSTAEALHGESNNIPFLEHLLDDLNKNEIEGEAYKDALDLSNRLGILPDKAALCDAAEPWQLGFQDAASPMMQGIIDLHHDIFFFLILILVFISRILVRALWHFHYQKNPIPQRIVHGTTIEILWTIFPSIIPMFIAIPSFALLYLMDEVVVDPAITIKAIGHQWYRTYEYSDYNSSDEQSLTFDSYTIPEDDLELGQSRLLEVDNRVVVPAKTHLRIIVTPADVPHSWVVPSLGVKCDVVPGRLNQISISVQRKGVYYGQCSEICGTNHAFTPIIVEAVPSKDYGSRVSNQLIPQTTGEA; encoded by the coding sequence ATGTTTAACAACGTTCGACGCATCTCTTTATTTGATGAGAAGAGTTTTAACTCAACTTCGAGTGATACAGCTTCTATGTGGAATGATTTTCCATCGGTCCCTTCTGACCTGCCACCCTTACCAGCTGACTCGGTTCCATCTGTCCCCTCATTACCTTCCATAGCAAGTGATGTTGAGGTGGAGCAGCCGGCTCCTTCTAATTATAATTACGAGACTCGTGGTATTGATGAGGATCATCCGAGTCTTAACCCGGACAGTGAACGTATAGTAGAGCTTCAATCTGATATACACGATAAATTGGGAGAGTTGATGACTAACAAGAGTGACCAAGACGTTCTGAGTACAGCCGAAGCTTTACATGGCGAAAGCAACAATATCCCTTTTCTGGAGCACCTGTTAGATGATTTGAACAAAAACGAAATAGAAGGTGAAGCCTATAAGGATGCCCTGGATCTATCGAATAGGTTGGGTATATTACCCGATAAAGCAGCTTTGTGTGATGCAGCGGAGCCATGGCAATTAGGATTTCAAGACGCAGCAAGtcctatgatgcaaggaataATCGATTTACATCACGATATCTTTTTCTTCCTCATTCTGATTTTGGTTTTCATATCACGGATCTTGGTTCGCGCTTTATGGCATTTCCACTATCAAAAAAACCCAATCCCGCAAAGGATTGTTCATGGAACTACTATCGAGATTCTTTGGACCATATTTCCTAGTATCATCCCGATGTTCATTGCTATACCATCATTTGCTTTGTTATACTTAATGGACGAGGTAGTAGTAGATCCAGCCATTACTATCAAAGCTATTGGACATCAATGGTATCGGACTTATGAGTATTCAGACTATAACAGTTCCGATGAACAGTCACTCACTTTTGACAGTTATACAATTCCAGAAGATGATCTAGAATTGGGTCAATCACGTTTATTAGAAGTGGATAATAGAGTGGTTGTACCAGCCAAAACTCATCTACGTATTATTGTAACACCTGCTGATGTACCTCATAGTTGGGTTGTACCTTCCTTAGGTGTCAAATGTGATGTTGTACCTGGTCGTTTAAATCAGATCTCTATTTCGGTACAACGAAAAGGGGTTTACTATGGTCAGTGCAGTGAGATTTGTGGAACTAATCATGCCTTTACGCCTATCATCGTAGAAGCTGTTCCTAGTAAAGATTATGGTTCTCGGGTATCCAATCAATTAATCCCACAAACAACAGGGGAAGCTTAA